In Labrus bergylta chromosome 1, fLabBer1.1, whole genome shotgun sequence, one genomic interval encodes:
- the LOC110005197 gene encoding neural cell adhesion molecule 2-like isoform X4, producing the protein MASAGFLLLMLAVLISEGSSQSEGFVKIHCKTQNIGQYEQESRLDCVIHYSGEVEDPEIVAVIWSREGVEEPVLEYGNEELTSLPGYSFAEPSWNNKNVNVSLLIHKTAVKDEGVYTCFVFTNSGFNINQTRLNVTAKYGVPTIQPQPQDIDLNTDGSLTCKSTGYPKGRLSWFDKDNKPWLEQPEVEVLKTENGLFILSSTLKIQGGSSFSQYTCKVFNARGDEEAEESFTVQDKPSAGGLGQDSNMILAKIVAPVLVVGSLIVGFLVLLLYKRRSWRWMFKKV; encoded by the exons ATGGCCTCCGCTGGTTTTCTGCTCTTAATGCTCGCTGTCCTCATTAGTGAAGGAAGTTCACAGAGTGAAG GCTTTGTGAAAATTCACTGCAAGACTCAAAACATCGGACAGTATGAGCAGGAGTCACGACTTGACTGTGTAATCCACTACTCGGGAGAAGTAGAAGATCCTGAAATCGTGGCGGTAATTTGGAGTAGAGAGGGGGTTGAAGAACCTGTACTTGAATACGGAAATGAAGAACTTACATCGTTGCCTGGATATTCATTTGCTGAACCGTCCTGGAACAACAAGAACGTGAACGTATCCCTGCTCATTCACAAAACTGCTGTTAAGGACGAGGGAGTTTATACATGTTTTGTGTTCACAAACAGTGGTTTTAACATCAACCAAACCAGACTGAACGTCACAG CCAAATACGGAGTGCCAACTATTCAGCCTCAACCTCAGGACATTGATCTCAACACCGACGGTTCCCTGACATGCAAGTCCACCGGCTACCCAAAAGGCCGACTCAGCTGGTTTGATAAAGACAACAAGCCTTGGTTAGAGCAACCCGAGGTGGAGGTGCTGAAGACAGAGAATGGTCTGTTTATCCTCTCAAGCACGCTGAAAATACAGGGAGGATCCTCCTTCTCCCAGTACACCTGCAAAGTGTTCAACGCCAGAGGAGACGAAGAGGCGGAGGAATCCTTCACAGTGCAGGACAAACCATCGGCCGGAG gGCTGGGACAAGACTCAAACATGATTTTGGCCAAGATAGTGGCTCCTGTGTTGGTCGTCGGGTCTCTGATCGTGGGGTTCCTCGTGTTGCTACTTTACAAAAGACGATCTTGGC GATGGATGTTCAAGAAAGTCTGA
- the LOC110005197 gene encoding neural cell adhesion molecule 2-like isoform X3, which produces MASAGFLLLMLAVLISEGSSQSEGFVKIHCKTQNIGQYEQESRLDCVIHYSGEVEDPEIVAVIWSREGVEEPVLEYGNEELTSLPGYSFAEPSWNNKNVNVSLLIHKTAVKDEGVYTCFVFTNSGFNINQTRLNVTAKYGVPTIQPQPQDIDLNTDGSLTCKSTGYPKGRLSWFDKDNKPWLEQPEVEVLKTENGLFILSSTLKIQGGSSFSQYTCKVFNARGDEEAEESFTVQDKPSAGGLGQDSNMILAKIVAPVLVVGSLIVGFLVLLLYKRRSWRDHQVVIYMEEDESRERLCV; this is translated from the exons ATGGCCTCCGCTGGTTTTCTGCTCTTAATGCTCGCTGTCCTCATTAGTGAAGGAAGTTCACAGAGTGAAG GCTTTGTGAAAATTCACTGCAAGACTCAAAACATCGGACAGTATGAGCAGGAGTCACGACTTGACTGTGTAATCCACTACTCGGGAGAAGTAGAAGATCCTGAAATCGTGGCGGTAATTTGGAGTAGAGAGGGGGTTGAAGAACCTGTACTTGAATACGGAAATGAAGAACTTACATCGTTGCCTGGATATTCATTTGCTGAACCGTCCTGGAACAACAAGAACGTGAACGTATCCCTGCTCATTCACAAAACTGCTGTTAAGGACGAGGGAGTTTATACATGTTTTGTGTTCACAAACAGTGGTTTTAACATCAACCAAACCAGACTGAACGTCACAG CCAAATACGGAGTGCCAACTATTCAGCCTCAACCTCAGGACATTGATCTCAACACCGACGGTTCCCTGACATGCAAGTCCACCGGCTACCCAAAAGGCCGACTCAGCTGGTTTGATAAAGACAACAAGCCTTGGTTAGAGCAACCCGAGGTGGAGGTGCTGAAGACAGAGAATGGTCTGTTTATCCTCTCAAGCACGCTGAAAATACAGGGAGGATCCTCCTTCTCCCAGTACACCTGCAAAGTGTTCAACGCCAGAGGAGACGAAGAGGCGGAGGAATCCTTCACAGTGCAGGACAAACCATCGGCCGGAG gGCTGGGACAAGACTCAAACATGATTTTGGCCAAGATAGTGGCTCCTGTGTTGGTCGTCGGGTCTCTGATCGTGGGGTTCCTCGTGTTGCTACTTTACAAAAGACGATCTTGGC GTGACCATCAAGTCGTGATATACATGGAGGAAGATGAGTCTCGAGAacgtctttgtgtttaa